One part of the Candidatus Rokuibacteriota bacterium genome encodes these proteins:
- the rsmB gene encoding 16S rRNA (cytosine(967)-C(5))-methyltransferase RsmB: protein MSPAKPPVSPARVEALRILCRVEEDRAFADLALEAALERARLPVRDRALATELVYGTLRWQRRLDWILAPHSRRRLERLDPWVRNLLRLTAYQLQFLYKIPEWAAVNDAVELARRRGHSEVAPFVNAVLRSLTRSGGALPPLPDDPVEAEAVRLAFPSWLAQRWAGRLGLDEATRLMTALDERPTVTVRVNLLKCSREALAQRLAREEEVTASPTALASDGLTLEDPGPAFKFNAFKEGWFTVQDEASMLIAHLLAPRAGETVADVCAAPGTKTTHLAQLMGDRGRVIAMDRHAARLRLVARAASRLGIGSVEAHAGSVEALAPKFRELCDRVLVDAPCSNLGVIRRHPDVKWRAAEVDLGGLAAHQRRILEAAATLVRPGGTLVYATCSLEPEENEGVVLPFLEAHGEWRLDPPPDFRPEPELSGVVRCLPHRHGTDGFTAFRLRRF, encoded by the coding sequence GTGAGCCCGGCGAAGCCGCCGGTCTCGCCGGCTCGCGTGGAGGCGCTGAGGATTCTCTGCCGCGTCGAGGAGGATCGCGCCTTCGCCGATCTCGCGCTCGAGGCCGCGCTCGAGCGCGCCAGGCTCCCGGTCCGGGATCGGGCGCTCGCGACCGAGCTGGTCTACGGTACGCTCCGCTGGCAGCGGCGGCTGGACTGGATCCTGGCTCCGCACTCGCGGCGGCGGCTCGAGCGTCTCGATCCCTGGGTCCGAAATCTGCTCCGCCTCACCGCCTACCAGCTCCAATTCCTCTACAAGATTCCCGAGTGGGCCGCCGTCAACGACGCCGTGGAGCTGGCGCGGCGCCGCGGCCACAGCGAGGTCGCCCCGTTCGTCAACGCGGTGCTCCGCTCGCTCACCCGGAGCGGCGGCGCGCTTCCGCCGCTGCCCGATGATCCGGTCGAAGCCGAGGCCGTGCGACTGGCGTTCCCCTCCTGGCTCGCGCAGCGCTGGGCCGGCCGGCTCGGCCTCGACGAGGCGACCAGGCTGATGACGGCGCTCGACGAGCGGCCGACCGTGACCGTGCGCGTCAACCTGCTCAAGTGCTCGCGGGAGGCGCTGGCCCAGCGGCTTGCCAGGGAAGAGGAGGTCACGGCTTCACCGACGGCGCTCGCTTCCGACGGCCTCACCCTGGAAGATCCCGGGCCCGCGTTCAAGTTCAACGCCTTCAAGGAGGGATGGTTCACGGTCCAGGACGAGGCCTCGATGCTGATCGCTCACCTCCTGGCGCCACGTGCCGGGGAAACGGTCGCCGATGTCTGCGCAGCCCCCGGGACCAAGACCACCCACCTGGCACAGCTCATGGGGGACCGGGGGCGCGTGATCGCCATGGACCGGCATGCGGCCCGGCTCAGGCTCGTGGCTCGGGCCGCGTCGCGCCTCGGGATCGGCAGCGTCGAAGCCCACGCCGGCAGCGTAGAGGCGCTCGCGCCCAAATTCAGGGAGCTCTGCGATCGGGTGCTGGTCGACGCCCCGTGCTCGAACCTCGGCGTCATCCGTCGCCACCCGGACGTGAAGTGGCGGGCCGCGGAGGTCGATCTCGGTGGCCTCGCCGCGCATCAGCGTCGGATCCTCGAGGCCGCGGCCACGCTGGTCCGGCCGGGTGGAACCCTGGTCTACGCGACGTGTTCTCTCGAGCCCGAGGAGAACGAGGGGGTCGTTCTCCCCTTCCTGGAGGCGCACGGCGAGTGGCGCCTCGACCCGCCGCCCGACTTTCGTCCGGAGCCCGAGCTGTCGGGGGTGGTCCGCTGCCTCCCCCACCGCCACGGCACCGACGGCTTCACGGCCTTCCGCCTCCGCCGGTTCTGA